The following are from one region of the Streptomyces brevispora genome:
- a CDS encoding cupin domain-containing protein, with amino-acid sequence MTVNGFDQIFPLGDKNDAYAEFFIGQSYLAPLASGSVPVSNVSFEPGCRNNWHIHHGTSGGGDQILLCTAGSGWYQAEGEDPVSMEPGTVVRVPAGTKHWHGAKADSWFSHVAFITPGEDVSNEWLEPVTDETYGKLPKNGAHA; translated from the coding sequence ATGACTGTCAACGGATTCGATCAGATCTTCCCGCTCGGGGATAAGAACGACGCCTACGCGGAGTTCTTCATCGGCCAGAGTTACCTGGCTCCGCTCGCCTCGGGGAGCGTTCCCGTCAGCAATGTCTCCTTCGAGCCGGGCTGCCGCAACAACTGGCACATCCACCACGGCACGAGCGGGGGCGGGGACCAGATTCTGCTGTGCACGGCGGGCAGCGGCTGGTACCAGGCCGAGGGCGAGGATCCCGTCAGCATGGAACCGGGAACGGTGGTCCGCGTCCCGGCGGGCACGAAGCACTGGCACGGCGCGAAGGCCGACTCGTGGTTCTCTCACGTCGCCTTCATCACCCCGGGCGAAGACGTCAGCAACGAATGGCTCGAACCCGTCACCGACGAGACGTACGGCAAGCTGCCGAAGAACGGAGCACACGCATGA
- a CDS encoding SRPBCC family protein — translation MAIRHQLIKHAPSALWSVLERPDLYGEWVVGTSGSRSAQGHWPEVGSSIEYTVRIGPKEFHGRTVVRRLERPSILELEAHSGLLGSARIAFDIRPWGDETLVRLDEHPLRGAGGTLHNAAADVLLQLRHRAMLGRLASAVDELASDS, via the coding sequence ATGGCCATTCGTCATCAGCTGATCAAGCACGCGCCGTCGGCCTTGTGGTCGGTCCTGGAACGACCGGACCTGTACGGGGAATGGGTGGTCGGCACTTCCGGCTCGCGCAGTGCGCAGGGCCACTGGCCCGAAGTCGGATCCTCGATCGAGTACACCGTGCGGATCGGTCCGAAGGAATTCCACGGTCGGACCGTGGTGCGCCGGCTCGAACGCCCGAGCATTCTCGAGCTGGAGGCGCACAGCGGCCTGCTGGGTTCGGCGCGTATCGCCTTCGACATCCGGCCATGGGGCGACGAGACGCTGGTGCGGCTCGACGAGCACCCGCTCCGGGGCGCCGGCGGCACCCTGCACAACGCGGCGGCCGACGTGCTTCTCCAGCTCCGTCACCGGGCCATGCTGGGGCGCCTCGCCTCCGCGGTCGACGAGCTGGCGAGCGACAGCTGA
- a CDS encoding phytoene desaturase family protein, which translates to MADAVVIGSGPNGLVAANLLADAGWSVEVFESQDEPGGAVRSDRGVHPDFVSDMFSAFYPLAAASPVLAGLALHRDGLRWSRAPSVLAHPLLDGSCAVLHADRAGTAAGLDRFADGDGEAWMSLCQVWDRVGDDLLRALFTPFPPVRATAALAAHLRTAGGLRLARSLLLPVRRLGEEEFAGQGGRLLLAGNALHADLPPEAAGSGGFGWLMAMLGQRYGFPVPEGGAGALTDALVRRLRAHKVEVHCGSRVTEVVVRRGRAVGVRTENGDAVRARKAVLADVSAPSLFLDLVAPEHLPPRVFGDLRRFQWDFATFKVDWALDRPIPWSAADARSAGTVHLAESVDDLTRFAAQIAMGQIPDRPFVLLGQMTTADASRSPQGTESAWAYTHVPHRVKSDAGEEGLTGRWDAAEAETFADRLERRIESYAPGFRSRIMARRLLPPPVLEAADSNLHGGAINGGTSSLHQQLVFRPVPGTGRPETPVRGLYLASASAHPGGGVHGGPGANAARAAVRTRGATTLVSAGRRALAHRDRSD; encoded by the coding sequence ATGGCGGACGCGGTGGTGATCGGAAGCGGTCCGAACGGCCTGGTCGCGGCCAATCTTCTCGCCGACGCGGGATGGAGCGTCGAGGTCTTCGAGAGCCAGGACGAGCCGGGCGGGGCGGTGCGCAGCGACCGGGGGGTGCACCCGGACTTCGTGAGTGACATGTTCAGCGCGTTCTATCCGCTGGCAGCCGCTTCCCCGGTGCTGGCGGGTCTGGCTCTGCACCGTGACGGGCTGCGGTGGAGCCGGGCGCCGTCCGTGCTCGCCCATCCCCTGCTCGACGGCAGCTGCGCCGTGCTCCATGCGGACCGGGCCGGCACCGCGGCGGGTCTGGACCGGTTCGCGGACGGTGACGGGGAGGCGTGGATGTCCCTGTGCCAGGTGTGGGACCGAGTGGGCGACGACCTCCTGCGGGCCCTTTTCACTCCCTTCCCGCCCGTGCGGGCCACCGCCGCGCTGGCGGCCCATCTGCGTACGGCGGGCGGCTTGCGCCTGGCCCGGAGCCTTCTCCTGCCGGTGCGCCGGCTGGGCGAGGAGGAATTCGCCGGCCAGGGAGGGCGGCTCCTGCTGGCGGGCAATGCGCTCCACGCCGACCTGCCGCCCGAAGCGGCAGGGAGCGGCGGGTTCGGCTGGCTGATGGCCATGCTCGGGCAGCGATACGGATTCCCGGTGCCAGAGGGGGGCGCCGGCGCTTTGACCGATGCGCTGGTGCGGCGGCTGCGGGCCCACAAGGTCGAGGTGCACTGCGGCAGCCGAGTGACGGAGGTGGTGGTGCGGCGGGGGCGTGCGGTGGGAGTGCGGACGGAGAACGGCGATGCCGTACGGGCGCGCAAGGCGGTGCTCGCCGATGTGTCGGCGCCCTCCCTCTTTCTGGATCTGGTCGCCCCGGAGCACCTGCCGCCCCGCGTCTTCGGCGACCTGCGGCGCTTCCAGTGGGACTTCGCCACGTTCAAGGTCGACTGGGCTCTGGACCGGCCCATTCCGTGGAGCGCGGCGGACGCCCGCTCGGCGGGCACGGTGCACCTGGCGGAGAGCGTCGACGACCTCACCCGGTTCGCCGCGCAGATCGCCATGGGGCAGATCCCGGACCGTCCCTTCGTCCTGCTGGGCCAGATGACCACCGCCGACGCTTCGCGCTCTCCGCAGGGCACGGAATCGGCGTGGGCCTACACCCATGTGCCGCACCGCGTGAAATCCGACGCCGGCGAGGAAGGGCTCACCGGCCGCTGGGACGCAGCCGAGGCCGAGACGTTCGCCGACCGGCTGGAGCGGCGCATCGAGAGCTACGCTCCCGGGTTCCGGAGCCGCATCATGGCCAGGCGCCTGCTCCCTCCGCCCGTCCTGGAGGCCGCCGACAGCAACCTTCACGGCGGCGCGATCAACGGCGGGACCAGCAGCCTCCACCAGCAGCTGGTGTTCCGCCCGGTCCCGGGCACCGGGCGGCCCGAGACGCCGGTTCGCGGCCTCTACCTGGCCTCCGCGTCCGCCCATCCGGGGGGCGGTGTGCACGGTGGGCCGGGGGCCAACGCGGCGCGGGCCGCGGTCCGCACGCGGGGCGCCACCACGCTGGTCTCGGCCGGCCGCCGGGCACTGGCTCACCGCGACCGGTCGGACTGA
- a CDS encoding aldo/keto reductase, translating to MTILDETYTLSNGVAIPKLGLGTWFIDDDKAADAVRAAVEIGYRNIDTAQAYGNERGVGEGVRTSGVPRDELFISTKLAAEIKDYDQAVAAIDGSLERLGLDRIDLMLIHSPQPWSDFRGGDYAEGNREAWRALEEAHQAGKIRSIGVSNFQQHDLENILQGASVVPHVNQLLVHAGNTPSELLAYCASKQILVEAYSPIAHGAILRNAEVQAIAEKYGVSVPQLCIGYTLQLGTVSLPKTANPDHMRSNAEVDFEISGDDMDALRNLRDVDYGEHSAFPVYSGK from the coding sequence ATGACCATCCTGGACGAGACCTACACCCTGTCCAACGGCGTCGCCATCCCCAAGCTGGGCCTCGGCACCTGGTTCATCGACGACGACAAGGCGGCCGACGCGGTCCGCGCAGCCGTGGAGATCGGCTACCGCAACATCGACACCGCCCAGGCCTACGGCAACGAGCGCGGCGTCGGCGAGGGCGTGCGCACATCGGGAGTGCCCCGCGACGAGCTGTTCATCTCGACCAAACTCGCTGCGGAGATCAAGGACTATGACCAGGCGGTCGCGGCGATCGACGGCTCTCTGGAGAGGCTGGGCCTGGACCGCATCGACCTGATGCTGATCCACAGCCCACAGCCGTGGAGCGACTTCCGCGGCGGCGACTACGCCGAAGGCAACCGCGAAGCCTGGCGTGCCCTGGAGGAAGCCCACCAGGCCGGCAAGATCCGATCCATCGGCGTCTCCAACTTCCAGCAGCACGACCTGGAGAACATCCTGCAGGGCGCGAGCGTCGTCCCGCACGTCAACCAGCTGCTCGTGCACGCCGGCAACACCCCCAGCGAGCTCTTGGCCTACTGCGCGAGCAAGCAGATCCTCGTCGAGGCGTACTCGCCGATCGCCCACGGCGCGATCCTGCGCAACGCCGAGGTTCAGGCGATCGCGGAGAAGTACGGGGTGTCTGTTCCCCAGCTGTGTATCGGATACACCCTGCAGCTGGGCACCGTGTCGCTGCCCAAGACGGCGAACCCGGACCACATGCGGTCCAATGCCGAGGTCGACTTCGAGATCTCCGGTGACGACATGGACGCCCTGCGGAACCTGCGCGATGTGGACTACGGCGAGCACAGCGCCTTCCCTGTCTACAGCGGCAAGTGA
- a CDS encoding transposase: MPAPAPRKHLPAHQDLEGVPRSRRQARPHRARPEALPGPRLRLRRVRAARDPPHGGSCWAKQGKPDSLPATYHRTHGVTYFHGCYSVGDDRLWGVNRRRKGTANTLAALKSLRSARPDGAPIYIILDNLSAHTGQDIRRWAKKNKVELCFTPTPPGPTRSGPTLARCGSSPRPTPTTAATPHRPGPFTATFAGETPTPATPTSLPHSARSLPASAARRVSAGGGRPLKAA, encoded by the coding sequence GTGCCTGCTCCGGCGCCGCGGAAACACCTTCCAGCGCACCAAGACCTGGAAGGAGTCCCCCGATCGCGACGCCAAGCTCGACCGCATCGAGCACGTCCTGAAGCACTTCCCGGACCGCGTCTTCGCCTTCGACGAGTTCGGGCCGCTCGGGATCCGCCCCACGGGGGTTCCTGCTGGGCGAAGCAGGGCAAGCCCGATAGCCTGCCGGCGACCTACCACCGCACCCACGGCGTCACCTACTTCCACGGATGCTACTCCGTCGGCGACGATCGGCTGTGGGGCGTTAACCGCCGCCGCAAGGGCACCGCCAACACACTGGCCGCGCTGAAGTCGCTCCGCTCCGCCCGACCCGACGGCGCCCCGATCTACATCATCCTGGACAACCTCTCCGCCCACACCGGCCAGGACATCCGCCGCTGGGCAAAGAAGAACAAAGTCGAGCTGTGCTTCACCCCGACGCCTCCTGGGCCAACCCGATCGGGGCCCACTTTGGCCCGCTGCGGCAGTTCACCGCGTCCAACTCCCACCACCGCAGCCACCCCGCACAGACCCGGGCCCTTCACCGCTACCTTCGCCGGCGAAACGCCTACGCCCGCCACCCCGACGTCCTTGCCGCACAGTGCAAGGAGCCTGCCCGCGTCCGCAGCGAGAAGGGTATCCGCTGGGGGCGGACGTCCTCTCAAGGCGGCCTGA
- a CDS encoding carboxymuconolactone decarboxylase family protein yields MAKQSAPQDLAGIAPKLVELSNEVLFADVWERPELSPRDRSLVTVSVLAALYRTEQLPYHLGKALENGLSVQELSEAITHLAFYAGWPNAMTAITQLKKIADERSA; encoded by the coding sequence ATGGCGAAGCAGTCCGCGCCCCAGGACCTGGCCGGCATCGCGCCGAAGCTGGTCGAGCTCAGCAACGAGGTGCTGTTCGCAGATGTGTGGGAGCGGCCCGAGCTGTCGCCCCGTGACCGGAGCCTGGTCACGGTCAGCGTGCTGGCTGCCCTGTACCGCACCGAGCAGCTGCCCTACCACCTGGGCAAGGCGCTGGAGAACGGGCTGAGCGTGCAGGAGTTGTCGGAGGCGATCACGCACCTGGCCTTCTACGCCGGATGGCCCAACGCTATGACCGCGATCACGCAACTGAAGAAGATCGCCGACGAGCGCTCCGCCTGA
- a CDS encoding helix-turn-helix domain-containing protein → MREVIHQFDEIGPACLDPRWAGGRPGLLTPDDEDCVVQTATTRPTKLGQPFTRWSIRRLAAYLRKVHGRVIGSAARRYGACSGAAETPSSAPRPGRSPPIATPSSTASSTS, encoded by the coding sequence GTGCGGGAGGTGATCCACCAGTTCGACGAGATCGGCCCGGCCTGTCTGGACCCTCGATGGGCGGGAGGCCGTCCCGGCCTGCTCACCCCTGACGACGAGGACTGCGTCGTCCAGACGGCCACCACTCGTCCTACCAAGCTCGGCCAGCCCTTCACCCGTTGGTCGATCCGCAGGCTTGCCGCCTACTTGCGGAAAGTGCACGGACGCGTCATCGGATCGGCCGCGAGGCGTTACGGTGCCTGCTCCGGCGCCGCGGAAACACCTTCCAGCGCACCAAGACCTGGAAGGAGTCCCCCGATCGCGACGCCAAGCTCGACCGCATCGAGCACGTCCTGA